One genomic segment of Bombus vancouverensis nearcticus chromosome 11, iyBomVanc1_principal, whole genome shotgun sequence includes these proteins:
- the LOC117154703 gene encoding uncharacterized protein LOC117154703 — translation MLDNDVDSWYDCKRDDINEMHSVNDAEARNGVCLISSSRWKNVASDDSRRRTGTSRSNGTIRCGTIPTSSRSGTEVRFINPAIYAETLNGEDVEHEVEIEAKVGSRDDERFARNCGDSAGISDMMSTLSINNDLAASFMDHAGDQGSAEETYRCYSLNSPTTCASLRSGIVRCKSVTSCKHSNRIERRCKIADRADNSYDLCSTRDIEWKMQRYTFNGQRVVQVSTSSISDVRITGNGRNESDVGKKITYGEWMRKKQEMARRKKGEKDEAERQRQMEEDRLAREKEERECRDRENFVKWSEMKKKEEEKKKAVVEKELEFQKQLKDLEDKAAVAKTLYLRQWARKKKEEERACQKKEEMKRKKHEEERKKRLEESTKAYENWRKMAKNKPKPATQGLLPHQKAKPAYVNPTPWQRIVDDSEDVEQDASNVGRKTQGQPRMSSKRSAVSRQ, via the exons ATGTTGGACAACGACGTTGACAGTTGGTATgattgtaagagagatgatATTAACGAGATGCATAGCGTAAACGACGCTGAGGCCAGAAACGGTGTATGTCTGATCAGTTCTAGTCGTTGGAAAAATGTTGCGTCCGATGATAGTCGGAGAAGAACTGGAACCTCTCGAAGCAATGGAACGATTCGCTGTGGTACGATTCCTACAAGTTCTAGATCCGGTACGGAAGTTCGATTCATTAATCCGGCAATTTACGCGGAGACATTGAACGGCGAGGATGTAGAACACGAGGTGGAAATTGAAGCGAAGGTCGGTTCTAGAGACGATGAACGTTTCGCGAGAAATTGCGGCGATTCCGCCGGAATCAGCGATATGATGTCCACACTGTCCATCAACAATGACCTGGCTGCTTCGTTTATGGATCACGCTGGTGACCAAGGTTCAGCCGAAGAAACGTATCGttgttattcgttaaattcaCCGACAACATGCGCATCCTTACGATCCGGTATTGTTCGTTGCAAATCCGTCACCTCGTGTAAGCATTCGAATCGAATCGAGAGACGTTGTAAAATTGCCGATAGAGCGGACAATAGCTACGATCTTTGTTCTACTAGGGATATCGAGTGGAAAATGCAGAG GTATACGTTTAATGGACAGCGAGTCGTGCAGGTCTCTACCTCATCGATATCCGATGTGAGAATAACGGGGAACGGGCGGAATGAATCGGATGTTGGCAAGAAGATCACTTACGGCGAGTGGATGCGAAAGAAGCAAGAAATGGCGCGACggaaaaagggagagaaagacgAGGCTGAACGGCAGAGGCAAATGGAGGAGGATAGGCTAGCTcgtgaaaaggaagaaagagaatgcCGCGATAGGGAGAATTTCGTCAAGTGGTCCGAgatgaaaaagaaggaagaggagaagaagaaagcTGTAGTAGAGAAGGAATTGGAGTTTCAGAAGCAATTGAAAGATTTGGAGGATAAAGCGGCTGTAGCGAAGACTTTGTATCTTCGTCAATGGGctcgtaaaaagaaagaagaagagagag CATGCCAGAAGAAAGAGGAAATGAAGCGGAAAAAGCacgaggaagaaaggaaaaagagattAGAGGAGAGCACGAAAGCCTACGAAAACTGGCGAAAGATGGCGAAGAACAAACCGAAGCCTGCCACGCAAGGGCTTCTGC CTCATCAAAAAGCCAAGCCAGCGTACGTGAATCCTACGCCGTGGCAGCGAATCGTCGACGATAGCGAGGACGTGGAGCAGGATGCGTCGAATGTCGGCAGAAAAACGCAAGGTCAGCCGAGGATGAGCAGTAAGAGAAGCGCTGTGTCTCGTCAGTGA
- the LOC117154700 gene encoding uncharacterized protein LOC117154700, producing the protein MRTKGLLLLLICIAGSSIIFIAFSNQRPSIQTLVTETHKQLRNFQENLKDVEEKRLVTDSKYLAILGLDGQTSTTPFSLKSQNVTVVSLIRPGNEQHIYGFVRNISHFLPNNSIVVYSVGLNDDSLQSIRTACNSTKCNVIHFDISLFPAHVEDDRLHVYRPLVIQTALNTLGNILYMDSNMRLNSSDISKYLSPKSGILSWPTRHAISSLTHPKMYEYFHVSAESFFFLPLIRASHLVIRNVKEIREKVMLPWVQCALTRDCICPIGAQSAGCRFNKKPQYRYSGCHAYDASALNIVLGLHFNFDDTYYVHQGRETYFNRVQPEEITEEYVTITRQNNATESNLRNIISIER; encoded by the exons ATGCGTACCAAGGGCCTGCTATTGTTGCTTATCTGCATAGCAGGAAGCAGCATTATCTTCATTGCTTTCAGCAATCAACGACCTTCCATTCAAACTCTAGTTACAGAAACACACAAGCAATTACGAAACTTCCAA GAAAATTTGAAAGACGTTGAAGAAAAGCGCTTGGTGACAGATTCCAAGTATCTTGCGATTCTTGGGCTCGATGGGCAAACAAGCACAACACCTTTTAGTCTTAAATCTCAAAATGTGACTGTTGTCTCTCTTATTAGGCCTGGAAACGAACAACATATTTACGGCTTTGTGAGAAATATCAGTCACTTTTTGCCAAATAACAGTATTGTCGTATATAGCGTCGGATTGAACGACGATTCTCTGCAAAGTATTAGGACGGCTTGCAACTCTACGAAATGTAATGTGATTCATTTTGATATAAGTCTATTTCCGGCCCATGTCGAAGATGATAGGCTACATGTTTATAGACCTCTAGTTATTCAG ACAGCTTTAAACACATTAGGAAATATACTGTATATGGATTCTAATATGCGTTTGAATTCTTCAGacatttcaaagtatctttCACCAAAATCTGGGATTTTAAGTTGGCCTACAAGGCATGCGATTAGCTCTTTAACACACCCAAAGATGTACGAATATTTTCACGTTTCTGCAGaaagtttcttctttcttcctttgatAAGAGCATCGCACTTAGTAATTAGAAATGTTAAAGAAATTAGAGAGAAAGTAATGTTGCCATGGGTTCAGTGTGCGCTGACAAGAGATTGTATTTGTCCTATCG GAGCTCAATCAGCAGGTTGCCGATTTAATAAGAAACCACAGTATCGGTATTCCGGTTGTCACGCGTATGACGCCTCTGCGCTGAATATCGTACTCGGACTGCACTTTAATTTCGATGATACGTATTATGTGCATCAAGGGCGAGAAACGTACTTTAATAGGGTACAACCAGAGGAGATTACGGAAGAGTATGTTACGATCACACGACAGAATAACGCGACTGAGTCGAACTTGCGGAATATCATATCAATTGAACGCTAA